The nucleotide sequence AATCGCTCGGTAGATCAGGAATTTCGGCATTAATAACTTCAGATACAATTTTGTGCGGTGGAAATTCGACAGCACTATCGCAGCCATGCTGATAGGGTCCATGCGCGCCGAACGTTTCAGCCATACAGATGTGGAGTCCGGGCAGCCCATTTTCTTGAGCAACCGCCTTCCAGGCTGAAAATACCCTCCTCGGGTCAGGCATGAGACCGACCCGATAAATGATGATGATCGGTTGACCATCAACAGTGATGTAGCGAGGGTCCATGATTAGGGGAAGTATATCGTAAATAAACTGTATATCCTTTTCTGGGTCGTGTTCTTGGGCAATCAGAAGTTCGGATTCAGAGCCATCCCACCGGCGCGACCAAGACTCATTTGCCCAGCAGATACAAAATGGAAAATCTGGCTCGCCGGACTCAAGTACCTCCTGCAAGGGACGCTCGAGAATGCGCTGGCCGGAAAACCAGTAGTAATAATAGCAAAAACCGTAAATGCCATGCTCACGGGCTAACTTAGCCTGAGCTTTTCGTGTTTCAGGGAGGCGCAAATCGTAAAATCCTAGATCTGCTGGGATATGGGGTTGATAGTGTCCCTCAAACATAGGTTTTGCGATCGACACGTTATTCCACTCAGTGAAGCCCGGTCCCCACCATGCGTCATTCTCAGCCGTAGGATGAAACTGCGGCAAGTAAAAAGCGATGATTTTGACTTCGCTGTCCAGGCCTCTGCTTTGGGTTAAATCCTGTACCATGTCGGATCGGGCAGCCAGTTTGGTTTTGGTCAAACCCGGATTTGGTTGGAGGAAAGATAACCATTCTCGCGAAGACAGTGGTGGCTTATCTGTAAACGACGGCGCGATCACATAATCCGTACCAATGACGCGGACGCGAAAATCTGGATAGCAATTCGGGTAGTTTTCGGCCAGCGTCTTAAGTAACGCTAGGACCTCGGTTGGGACGCTGTGCCGCAGAGATGAAGCGGCGACAGAGAATCCGCAATTGGCTAAGCGTCCAAGGACTGCTGAGATATCAGGACGTTCGAGGCTGGCGGCCGCAGATCCAATCGATAAGCCCTCAAGTTCAAAAACCACTTCGACTGACTGTAAACTAGTGGCGTTTAACGCCCAACCACTTAGTGCAGTGTCTGAAAATCGGTCTAATACACCTCTATATTGCACTGGGCCACGAAAATCGTGTAGGTCGGCCGTTGTCGCAATAAGAGAATGATAACGCTCGGCTCTGGCAAATATTAGATTTGGTATTGCGCACGCGGCTATCATTTTATTAGTCTGAAAATCGCGCAATTCAACTGGAGCAGTGGCAAGCAGGAATTCAGCAGTTGTCGCTGTCTCAGCGACACCTGTTGTCATAAAATCGCCAAGGCTGAATTTCGCTCGGTACCCACGCACTTCGCGGACTGCTTCAACGGCAGCTATCGTCCGCCCGCTTCGATTCACCAATGCCAATTTGCCGGCGAGTTCTAGTTCGCCCGGCAGCAATAGTGTAACTGATCC is from Methylorubrum sp. B1-46 and encodes:
- a CDS encoding glycoside hydrolase family 99-like domain-containing protein, which translates into the protein MNCKVIMESKLNTAAGNEGKVDEPSAIYDPCAEHNNFVQGNENKLSITSDGSVTLLLPGELELAGKLALVNRSGRTIAAVEAVREVRGYRAKFSLGDFMTTGVAETATTAEFLLATAPVELRDFQTNKMIAACAIPNLIFARAERYHSLIATTADLHDFRGPVQYRGVLDRFSDTALSGWALNATSLQSVEVVFELEGLSIGSAAASLERPDISAVLGRLANCGFSVAASSLRHSVPTEVLALLKTLAENYPNCYPDFRVRVIGTDYVIAPSFTDKPPLSSREWLSFLQPNPGLTKTKLAARSDMVQDLTQSRGLDSEVKIIAFYLPQFHPTAENDAWWGPGFTEWNNVSIAKPMFEGHYQPHIPADLGFYDLRLPETRKAQAKLAREHGIYGFCYYYYWFSGQRILERPLQEVLESGEPDFPFCICWANESWSRRWDGSESELLIAQEHDPEKDIQFIYDILPLIMDPRYITVDGQPIIIIYRVGLMPDPRRVFSAWKAVAQENGLPGLHICMAETFGAHGPYQHGCDSAVEFPPHKIVSEVINAEIPDLPSDFTGNVYDYQQVIQNDLLITQPPYTRYRTVMPSWDNTSRRGKAGNIVHGATPELYETWLRQVVADTKHRFVGDQRIVFINAWNEWAEGTHLEPDRKNGRSLLEVTRRATSDQSDWRVLLDGLRLRNQVTSEEMPQVLQALEARFSGLQSSTDFLSRKLKDPSIAWGQSIFTDKVPISIQNKPVITTGVIELERINQYWSGTWHVLRREEHLSVQGWSFVPSVPLDPRTNSFFTLLDSQTGLHHYAVAWDRSQRPDVIAGANANPQDALWSGFSIVARLADVPPGEYVLAMTYAASECAFQAVSRWRIVLV